From the genome of Scytonema hofmannii PCC 7110, one region includes:
- a CDS encoding TIGR02652 family protein, with protein MMNPGLQYPIFGPEIQCPHCRQTIPALTLTDTYLCPRHGAFEANPKNGELIHLQSGRHWRRWNSEWYRQHTHPDGIRFEIHEALDKLYTQGYRATRVIIARRYQELMSGYLERSTPWRSGQSETTSARLYGLPVEFSPEASEEPCWDVINFDLEKEPGVPVRYPYFRLFE; from the coding sequence ATGATGAACCCAGGCTTGCAGTACCCTATATTTGGTCCCGAAATTCAGTGTCCCCACTGCCGTCAAACAATTCCGGCTTTGACACTAACAGATACATATTTATGTCCCCGGCATGGCGCTTTTGAAGCAAATCCCAAAAATGGAGAGTTAATCCATTTACAGTCAGGGCGTCATTGGCGCAGGTGGAATAGCGAATGGTATCGGCAACATACACATCCCGATGGCATTCGGTTTGAAATTCATGAAGCACTAGACAAGCTGTATACCCAAGGCTACCGAGCAACAAGGGTCATCATTGCTAGGCGCTATCAAGAATTGATGAGTGGCTACTTGGAACGGAGCACTCCCTGGCGTTCCGGACAATCGGAAACAACATCGGCTCGACTTTACGGTTTACCTGTAGAGTTTAGCCCCGAAGCGTCAGAAGAACCCTGTTGGGACGTCATCAATTTTGATTTGGAAAAAGAACCCGGCGTTCCAGTTCGCTATCCTTATTTCCGATTGTTTGAATAA
- a CDS encoding VOC family protein codes for MHHASIRTANIHRAIAFYEQLGFTVCERFTTGYTLACWMEGLGGRIELIQIPQPKPAPDAFEDEHYVGYYHLCFDVTDIAPDLPSWLTDLKERFIIGAQNNSEALQPLKVLLEPTQQQIGNRIYEVTFIADTDGLPLEFIRIVATLT; via the coding sequence ATGCACCACGCTTCTATTCGTACTGCGAATATTCATAGAGCGATCGCTTTCTACGAACAACTTGGCTTTACAGTTTGCGAACGCTTCACCACTGGTTATACCTTAGCTTGTTGGATGGAAGGGCTAGGAGGCAGAATCGAACTGATCCAAATCCCCCAACCCAAACCAGCTCCAGATGCTTTTGAAGACGAGCATTATGTTGGGTATTATCACTTATGTTTTGATGTAACCGATATCGCACCAGACTTACCCAGTTGGTTAACAGATTTAAAAGAACGTTTTATTATCGGGGCGCAAAATAACTCAGAAGCGTTACAACCACTGAAAGTTTTGTTAGAACCAACACAACAACAAATTGGGAACCGTATTTATGAAGTAACTTTTATTGCGGATACAGATGGTTTACCTTTAGAATTTATTCGTATTGTAGCTACACTCACCTAG
- a CDS encoding M16 family metallopeptidase, giving the protein MSVLPKSSRYRFQFLLLSVLITVLLLGNESAYSQLIQKNTLVSTPKTTISKETLSSSLTENVQKTVLQNGLTVLTKEVHSNPVVTVQVWYKVGSRNEEFGLNGIAHQLEHMLFRGTKNRPIQFGRLFSALGSDSNAFTSHDQTAYYNTAERDKLKALLILEADRMQNSVIDNTQLASEKRVVISELQGYENEPEYRLSRAVMQSVFPNHPYGLPVGGTKDDVQKFQTKQVQKYYQNFYSPDNAVLVIVGDFQTEPTLNLVKEIFGKIPNTQNPKSKIQNTPPSIQNPKSKIQNTPPPIQNPKSKIQNSIVLQEQGATALLHAVYPLPDVNHPDVPALDVMDYILTDGRNARLYQTLVESGLANDVSASVVSLLAGGWYELSLTASPNQDLKKIDSLLKGAIAELINKGVTSVEVNRAKAQLEASLILGNRDITSQGMQLGNDETTAGDYQYTGRYLAGVRQVTTADVQRVTTKYLQPEACVVGFFEPTQAKGKGKDKSSQQTSTLVAEKFSSELSATKEEVEKYLPSIDFSEQISETAVSDVLPEQFTLPNGLRVLLFPDLSSPTVTLSGYIKAGKEFDPHNKAGLASLVAENLMNGTKTKDALTLAKVLDDRGASLDFETFREGVRIEGSSLASDLPVLVQTLAETVKNATFPVKELELSRKQALIALKEELDDPSEVAERTFVQSVYPEKHPLHKFPTEKSLRLLKRQDVVEFKEKHYRPDTTVLALLGNFSVTEVEALIKQELGDWNTIGQPPELKYPKVSLPEKVVSVNPILPGKAQAITYMGNQGINRKDPRFYAALVLNQILGGDTLSSRLGSEVRDRQGLTYGIYSNFLAGKNSGTFLIEMQTSPEDTLQAIARTRELLQQIHQQGVTTEEIETAKRNLIGNYIVSLANPEELVNRILMNEVYGLDKEELRSFTAKIQAVSIEEVNQAARELLYPDKIIVVTAGPVTSDQ; this is encoded by the coding sequence ATGAGTGTGTTGCCGAAATCTTCTCGATATCGTTTTCAATTTTTACTATTGAGTGTTTTAATTACGGTGCTTTTACTCGGTAATGAATCAGCCTACAGCCAATTGATACAAAAAAATACATTGGTAAGTACACCTAAAACAACCATTTCTAAAGAAACATTATCTTCGTCACTGACAGAAAATGTCCAAAAGACAGTGCTGCAAAATGGTCTGACTGTCTTAACAAAAGAAGTCCACTCTAACCCAGTTGTAACCGTACAAGTTTGGTATAAAGTAGGCTCGCGGAATGAAGAATTTGGCTTGAATGGCATAGCCCACCAATTGGAGCATATGCTCTTTAGAGGGACAAAAAATCGTCCAATTCAATTTGGCAGATTATTTAGTGCTTTAGGCAGTGACTCCAATGCTTTCACAAGTCACGATCAAACAGCATATTATAACACAGCAGAACGCGATAAGCTTAAAGCTTTATTAATATTAGAAGCAGACAGAATGCAAAATTCTGTCATTGATAACACGCAACTAGCAAGCGAAAAGCGGGTTGTTATTTCTGAACTCCAAGGGTATGAAAACGAACCAGAATACAGATTGAGCCGTGCAGTGATGCAATCTGTATTTCCCAACCATCCTTACGGTTTACCAGTAGGTGGGACTAAAGACGATGTCCAAAAGTTTCAAACAAAGCAGGTGCAGAAGTACTATCAAAACTTCTATAGCCCCGATAATGCCGTATTAGTCATTGTTGGTGACTTCCAAACCGAACCAACTTTAAATTTAGTCAAAGAAATATTTGGGAAAATACCCAACACTCAAAATCCAAAATCCAAAATCCAAAATACCCCACCCTCAATCCAAAATCCAAAATCTAAAATCCAAAATACCCCACCCCCAATCCAAAATCCAAAATCCAAAATCCAAAATTCCATCGTTCTCCAAGAACAAGGCGCAACCGCACTACTACACGCAGTCTACCCATTACCAGACGTCAATCATCCAGATGTTCCTGCACTAGATGTAATGGACTATATTTTGACCGATGGACGAAATGCTCGCCTTTATCAAACACTGGTGGAATCGGGGTTGGCAAATGATGTTTCCGCATCTGTTGTCAGTTTGCTGGCGGGAGGCTGGTATGAATTATCACTGACGGCTTCTCCAAATCAAGACCTGAAAAAAATTGATTCTTTGCTAAAAGGTGCGATCGCAGAACTGATAAACAAAGGAGTCACGTCCGTTGAAGTGAACCGAGCAAAGGCGCAGTTAGAAGCATCTCTCATTCTTGGTAACCGAGATATTACTAGTCAAGGAATGCAACTCGGTAACGATGAAACAACTGCTGGTGATTATCAATACACAGGACGCTACTTAGCAGGCGTGCGTCAGGTGACAACAGCAGATGTACAGCGTGTTACCACAAAATATCTCCAACCAGAAGCGTGTGTAGTGGGATTTTTTGAACCAACTCAAGCCAAAGGAAAAGGAAAAGACAAAAGCAGTCAGCAAACCTCCACTCTAGTCGCCGAAAAGTTCTCATCAGAATTATCAGCAACAAAGGAAGAAGTAGAAAAATACTTACCATCTATTGATTTTTCCGAGCAAATTTCCGAGACTGCTGTCTCTGATGTATTGCCAGAACAATTCACATTACCCAATGGGCTGCGAGTATTGCTTTTTCCCGACCTGAGTTCACCTACAGTCACCCTAAGTGGTTACATTAAAGCAGGTAAAGAATTCGATCCTCACAATAAAGCAGGGCTTGCATCTCTTGTGGCAGAAAACTTAATGAATGGAACCAAAACAAAAGATGCTTTAACCCTAGCTAAAGTTTTAGACGACAGAGGAGCGAGTTTGGATTTTGAGACATTCCGTGAAGGTGTGCGGATTGAGGGGAGTTCGTTGGCATCTGATTTGCCCGTTTTAGTTCAAACTTTAGCAGAGACTGTCAAAAATGCGACTTTTCCAGTCAAAGAGTTAGAACTCAGTCGCAAACAAGCATTAATTGCCCTGAAGGAAGAATTAGATGACCCTTCGGAAGTTGCAGAAAGAACATTTGTTCAATCTGTTTATCCGGAAAAACACCCATTACACAAATTTCCCACAGAAAAAAGTCTGCGGCTCCTTAAACGTCAAGATGTTGTTGAATTTAAAGAAAAACACTACCGCCCAGATACAACAGTTCTCGCACTCTTAGGGAATTTTTCAGTCACTGAAGTAGAAGCACTGATTAAACAAGAGTTGGGAGATTGGAATACTATCGGTCAACCACCAGAATTAAAATACCCAAAAGTATCCCTTCCAGAAAAAGTGGTAAGCGTTAACCCAATTCTTCCCGGTAAAGCTCAAGCCATTACTTACATGGGTAATCAAGGGATTAACCGTAAAGACCCCCGATTCTACGCAGCCTTAGTGCTAAATCAGATTTTGGGAGGCGATACCTTATCCAGTCGGTTGGGGTCAGAAGTACGCGATCGCCAAGGTTTAACCTACGGAATTTACAGCAACTTTTTAGCAGGGAAAAATTCTGGAACATTTTTAATCGAGATGCAAACCAGCCCAGAAGATACCCTTCAAGCCATTGCCAGAACCCGTGAACTGCTACAACAGATCCATCAACAAGGTGTCACGACTGAGGAAATAGAAACAGCTAAACGAAATTTGATCGGCAATTACATTGTTTCTTTAGCAAATCCAGAGGAATTAGTCAATAGAATTTTGATGAATGAGGTCTATGGGTTAGATAAAGAAGAATTGCGTTCTTTCACAGCAAAAATTCAAGCAGTGTCAATTGAGGAAGTGAATCAAGCCGCTCGTGAGTTGCTTTATCCAGATAAAATTATTGTAGTCACAGCAGGACCAGTGACCAGTGACCAGTGA
- a CDS encoding cupredoxin domain-containing protein — protein sequence MRPFLAIALLVCFLIATAASAEAAESQNILKQPVIETTVSLSNSANEYKFEPNHLEFETRKRYKLILINPSTQKHYFTAKDFADSIWTQKVEAGNVEIKGAIHELELKPEAKAEWVFVPLKPGTYSLRCPIAGHTEAGMTGEIVIFAEH from the coding sequence ATGAGACCTTTTTTAGCGATCGCACTGCTTGTATGCTTTCTCATAGCAACTGCTGCTTCTGCTGAGGCAGCAGAGTCCCAAAATATACTCAAGCAACCAGTTATAGAGACTACAGTAAGTTTAAGTAATTCTGCCAATGAATATAAATTTGAACCAAACCATTTAGAATTTGAAACAAGAAAAAGATATAAACTTATACTTATAAATCCCAGTACGCAGAAACACTATTTTACAGCCAAGGATTTTGCTGACAGTATTTGGACGCAAAAAGTTGAAGCAGGTAACGTAGAAATTAAAGGAGCCATTCACGAACTCGAACTAAAACCAGAAGCAAAAGCAGAATGGGTTTTTGTTCCGTTAAAGCCGGGAACCTATAGTTTGCGCTGTCCTATAGCAGGACATACGGAAGCAGGAATGACAGGTGAGATTGTGATATTTGCTGAACATTGA
- the map gene encoding type I methionyl aminopeptidase produces MNILSHLLSQPAQSDRQTEKKQRRGIELKSPREVEIMRQSAKIVATVLKEISEMVKPGMTTADLDAHAEKRIREMDATPSFKGYHGFKGSICSSINNEVVHGIPSPKKVIRAGDVLKVDTGAYYQGFHGDSCITIAVGEVTPEAARLIRVAEEALYKGIEQVKAGNYLMDIAGAIEDHVKANKFCVVEDFTGHGVGRNLHEEPSVFNFRTRDMPNVKLRAGMTLAIEPILNAGSKFTRILSDHWTAVTVDNSLSAQFEHTVLVTETGYEILTDRTQL; encoded by the coding sequence ATGAACATTCTCAGTCACCTGCTTTCTCAACCAGCTCAGAGCGATCGTCAAACTGAAAAAAAACAGCGTAGGGGAATTGAACTCAAATCCCCGCGTGAAGTAGAAATTATGCGGCAATCCGCAAAAATAGTGGCAACCGTACTGAAAGAAATTTCCGAGATGGTTAAGCCAGGGATGACCACAGCCGACTTAGATGCTCATGCGGAAAAGCGCATCCGGGAAATGGATGCAACGCCTAGCTTTAAAGGATACCATGGTTTTAAAGGTTCCATTTGTTCCAGTATTAACAATGAAGTTGTACACGGCATACCCAGTCCAAAAAAAGTTATTCGTGCTGGAGATGTCTTAAAAGTAGACACGGGTGCATATTATCAAGGTTTTCATGGCGATTCTTGCATTACAATTGCTGTTGGTGAGGTCACTCCAGAAGCTGCTCGCTTGATTCGTGTTGCCGAAGAAGCTCTTTACAAGGGCATTGAACAGGTTAAAGCAGGAAACTACCTCATGGATATTGCGGGAGCAATTGAAGATCACGTCAAAGCCAATAAATTTTGTGTAGTAGAGGATTTTACCGGACACGGTGTTGGTCGTAATTTACACGAAGAACCTTCCGTATTTAATTTCCGCACTCGCGATATGCCAAACGTCAAACTACGTGCTGGAATGACGCTGGCAATTGAGCCAATTTTGAATGCTGGCTCTAAGTTTACGCGGATCTTATCAGACCATTGGACAGCAGTCACGGTTGATAATTCTTTGTCGGCTCAGTTCGAGCATACCGTATTGGTAACAGAGACGGGTTACGAGATTTTAACAGACCGTACTCAGCTTTAA
- a CDS encoding CO2 hydration protein, with amino-acid sequence MIGIKKKLTNDYPLFEYIERLEAGGALLPNTPENLLEAVGILKSYGVVLDAYSKNLIYIAENQFLVFFPFFKYFNGEFSVNKLLKHWWHDRINFEYAEYCMKAMLWHGGGGLDEYLDTVEFKENVQAVIAAKFKNNPFILGINQLFPDFLIEQMRVFSYYSALGQFWRVMADIFLSLSDLYDEGKIQSIPEVVDHIKAGLVADANKPITYSVKIRDKVYDLLPASIGLTFLADTAIPYVEAVFFRGTPFLGTVSYNAQAYQISPDQARFQYGALYADPLPIGGAGIPPTLLMQDMRHYLPEYLHEVYRRSRRGEDDLRVQICISFQKSMFCVTTAAILGLMPYPVDTKNPDEQQANRLYLQQWLDRLKTSRLSELNEGSSFCLVALPQKV; translated from the coding sequence ATGATCGGCATTAAAAAAAAACTTACTAACGATTACCCATTATTTGAGTATATTGAACGGTTGGAAGCAGGAGGAGCATTACTGCCAAATACTCCTGAGAATTTACTAGAAGCCGTTGGTATTCTTAAAAGTTATGGTGTCGTTTTAGATGCCTATTCTAAAAATCTTATTTACATTGCCGAAAATCAATTTTTGGTTTTTTTCCCCTTTTTCAAATACTTTAATGGGGAATTTTCTGTTAATAAATTACTAAAACATTGGTGGCACGATCGCATTAATTTTGAATATGCCGAATATTGCATGAAAGCGATGCTTTGGCATGGTGGTGGTGGCTTGGATGAATATTTAGATACAGTAGAGTTTAAAGAGAACGTCCAAGCTGTTATTGCTGCAAAATTTAAAAACAATCCCTTCATTTTGGGAATAAACCAATTATTTCCTGATTTCCTAATTGAACAAATGCGTGTTTTCTCTTACTACAGCGCATTGGGGCAATTCTGGCGTGTCATGGCTGATATATTTCTCTCTTTATCTGATCTCTACGATGAAGGAAAAATCCAGTCTATTCCCGAAGTTGTAGACCATATCAAAGCGGGGTTGGTAGCAGATGCTAACAAACCCATTACCTACTCAGTCAAAATTCGAGATAAAGTTTACGATCTTCTCCCCGCTTCTATTGGGTTAACATTCCTAGCGGATACAGCAATACCTTATGTAGAAGCAGTCTTTTTCCGAGGTACACCCTTCCTCGGTACAGTTTCATATAATGCTCAAGCTTATCAAATTTCCCCTGACCAAGCTCGCTTTCAATATGGTGCATTATATGCAGATCCTTTGCCAATTGGAGGTGCTGGGATTCCTCCCACCTTGCTGATGCAGGATATGCGTCACTATCTCCCAGAGTATTTGCACGAAGTTTATCGTCGCAGTCGCAGGGGAGAAGACGATCTGCGGGTACAAATTTGTATAAGTTTCCAAAAGTCTATGTTCTGCGTGACGACTGCAGCAATTTTGGGGCTTATGCCTTATCCTGTGGATACTAAAAATCCTGATGAGCAACAAGCCAATCGCTTGTATTTGCAACAGTGGCTTGACAGGCTAAAGACTTCGCGATTGTCCGAGCTTAACGAGGGGTCTAGTTTTTGTCTGGTGGCTCTACCGCAGAAGGTGTAA
- a CDS encoding NADH-quinone oxidoreductase subunit M, with protein sequence MLSALILVPLLGAALISFLPFGMTPKASRTLALVIASVTFIWAVVLASLFNLGEVHQQFTEFLPWIESLGLNYRLGIDGLSLPLLLLNGLLTIIAIYSSDAEISRPRFYYSLLLVLNVGVNGAFIAQDLLLFFLFYEIELIPLYLLIAIWGGEKRGYAATKFLIYTAVSGIIILASFLGIVWLSGSSSFALNAINTQSLTLETQVLLLLGILIGFGIKIPLVPLHTWLPDAHVEASTPVSVLLAGVLLKLGTYGLLRFGMYLLPEGWHYLAPALAIWAVVSVLYGSSCAIAQKDMKKMVAYSSIGHMGYVLLAAAAATPLSILGTVLQMISHGLISALLFLLVGIVYKKAGSRDLDTLRGLLNPERGMPVIGSLMVLGVMASAGQPGMVGFISEFTIFRSSFTVFPVQTLVSMIGTGLTAVYFLLLTNRAFFGRLSPQVSNLPRVSWAERAPAVVLAVLIVIYGIQPNWLARWTESTIAAMMAGF encoded by the coding sequence ATGCTCAGTGCTTTAATTTTGGTGCCGTTGCTAGGTGCGGCATTAATCAGTTTTTTACCTTTTGGAATGACTCCAAAAGCTTCCCGTACATTGGCTTTGGTCATTGCAAGTGTTACTTTCATTTGGGCAGTAGTACTGGCAAGTTTGTTTAACCTGGGAGAAGTCCATCAACAGTTCACCGAGTTTTTGCCTTGGATAGAGAGTCTGGGTTTAAACTATCGTCTTGGAATAGATGGTTTGTCGTTACCGTTGTTACTTTTGAATGGGTTGCTAACTATTATTGCCATCTACAGTAGCGATGCAGAAATTAGTCGTCCTCGCTTTTACTACTCCTTACTCCTAGTCTTAAATGTTGGAGTTAATGGAGCTTTTATTGCACAAGATCTACTGCTCTTTTTCCTGTTTTACGAAATAGAACTCATTCCCCTATACCTGTTGATAGCAATTTGGGGTGGAGAAAAACGAGGCTATGCAGCTACTAAATTTCTCATATACACTGCTGTTTCTGGAATCATCATTTTAGCGAGTTTTCTGGGTATAGTCTGGCTGAGCGGTTCTTCTAGCTTTGCACTAAATGCCATAAATACCCAATCTTTGACGTTAGAAACTCAAGTTCTCTTGCTGTTAGGAATTTTGATTGGTTTTGGTATCAAAATTCCCTTGGTTCCTCTACATACTTGGTTACCCGATGCTCACGTTGAAGCTTCCACACCTGTTTCAGTACTGTTAGCTGGGGTGCTGCTTAAATTGGGAACTTATGGTTTGCTGAGATTTGGAATGTACTTATTGCCAGAGGGTTGGCATTATCTCGCCCCCGCATTGGCAATTTGGGCAGTGGTGAGTGTACTTTATGGCTCATCTTGTGCGATCGCCCAAAAAGATATGAAAAAAATGGTGGCATATAGCTCCATTGGACACATGGGCTACGTGCTTTTAGCAGCCGCAGCAGCAACACCTCTCAGTATTTTGGGAACTGTGTTGCAAATGATCAGCCATGGGTTAATTTCAGCACTCCTGTTTTTACTTGTGGGAATTGTCTATAAAAAAGCCGGTAGCCGTGACTTAGACACTCTCCGAGGACTGCTCAATCCCGAACGAGGAATGCCAGTGATTGGGAGTTTGATGGTTTTGGGCGTCATGGCAAGTGCTGGCCAACCCGGTATGGTTGGGTTTATTTCTGAATTCACCATTTTTCGCAGTAGTTTTACGGTTTTCCCTGTACAAACCCTTGTGTCCATGATTGGTACGGGTTTAACGGCTGTTTACTTCTTGCTTCTCACAAACCGTGCTTTTTTTGGACGCTTGTCCCCACAAGTTTCAAATTTACCTCGTGTTTCTTGGGCAGAACGTGCGCCTGCAGTTGTTTTAGCAGTACTGATTGTGATTTATGGTATCCAACCCAATTGGTTAGCACGTTGGACTGAATCGACAATCGCAGCAATGATGGCTGGTTTCTAG
- a CDS encoding NAD(P)H-quinone oxidoreductase subunit F: MNEFLFSTSWCIPFYGLLGALLTLPWAMGLVKRTGPRPAAYFNLLTTVVAFVHSLVLFVEIWNREPDNFVFTWFKAVDFDLSFALDISPVSVGTIVMIGGVSLLAQTYALGYMEKDWALARFFALMGFFEAALSGLAISDSLFLSYALLEMLTLSTYLLVGFWYAQPLVVTAARDAFLTKRVGDLLLLMGVVTLSAMAGSLNFSDLYEWAQTAELSPVTSTLLGLALIAGPAGKCAQFPLHLWLDEAMEGPNPASVMRNSMVVAGGAYILYKLQPLLALSPVALNALIIMGTVTAVGASLVSIAQIDIKRSLSHSTSAYMGLAFLAVGMQQGGVALMLLFTHAVAKALLFMSSGSVIFTTSTQDLTEMGGLWSRMPATTTAFVVGSAGMITLLPLGSFWAMLGWADGLALVSPWVVGILVLVNGLTALNLTRVFRLVFWGEAQPKTRRTPEVAWQMALPMVALTIVTLLVPIMLQQWYLLPELKSINWYIVAILLSSSLVGVAIGSSIYLHKAWSRSRILAWRFVQDLLGYDFYIDRIYRVTVVSAVALLSRFSAWSDRYLVDGFINLVGFAAIFSGQSLKYSVSGRSQGYLLTIIIGVSFLGFLISWSLGLLNSWHF, from the coding sequence ATGAATGAGTTTCTGTTTTCAACAAGTTGGTGTATACCTTTTTATGGGTTATTAGGTGCGCTTTTAACCTTACCTTGGGCAATGGGACTTGTTAAACGTACAGGACCCAGACCAGCCGCTTATTTCAACCTGTTAACAACAGTTGTGGCTTTTGTTCACAGTCTGGTGTTATTTGTAGAGATCTGGAATAGGGAACCAGACAATTTTGTCTTTACCTGGTTTAAGGCTGTAGATTTTGACTTGTCCTTTGCTTTGGATATTTCTCCTGTCAGTGTTGGCACAATAGTTATGATCGGCGGGGTAAGCTTGCTGGCACAAACTTACGCCCTTGGTTACATGGAGAAAGACTGGGCATTGGCGCGTTTCTTTGCCTTGATGGGATTTTTTGAAGCAGCACTGAGTGGGTTAGCTATCAGCGATTCCTTATTTCTCAGTTATGCCCTCTTGGAAATGCTGACTCTTTCCACCTACTTGTTGGTTGGATTCTGGTACGCACAACCTCTGGTAGTAACTGCTGCACGAGATGCATTTTTGACTAAGCGAGTGGGAGACTTACTCCTACTCATGGGAGTGGTGACTCTTTCCGCCATGGCAGGTAGCTTAAATTTCTCAGATTTATATGAATGGGCGCAAACGGCTGAGTTAAGCCCTGTAACGTCAACTTTATTAGGTTTGGCATTAATAGCAGGACCTGCTGGTAAATGCGCTCAGTTCCCCCTACACCTGTGGTTGGATGAAGCGATGGAAGGTCCTAACCCAGCTTCGGTTATGCGAAACTCAATGGTCGTAGCGGGTGGGGCTTACATACTGTACAAACTACAGCCACTTCTAGCACTGTCTCCAGTTGCCCTAAACGCTTTAATTATTATGGGTACCGTGACAGCAGTGGGTGCATCGTTGGTATCAATTGCCCAAATTGACATTAAGCGATCGCTATCCCATTCCACAAGTGCATATATGGGGTTGGCATTTTTGGCAGTCGGGATGCAACAAGGGGGTGTAGCGCTGATGTTGCTATTCACTCATGCCGTTGCCAAAGCACTGCTATTTATGAGTTCTGGTTCAGTGATATTTACCACCAGCACTCAAGACTTGACAGAAATGGGTGGTTTATGGTCACGAATGCCAGCAACCACCACGGCGTTTGTGGTTGGTTCAGCCGGTATGATAACGCTGCTACCGTTGGGAAGCTTTTGGGCAATGTTGGGCTGGGCTGATGGTTTAGCTTTAGTTAGCCCTTGGGTCGTTGGAATTTTAGTACTAGTGAATGGTTTAACAGCATTAAATTTAACAAGAGTCTTCCGATTAGTCTTTTGGGGTGAAGCACAACCAAAAACCCGTCGCACGCCAGAAGTTGCTTGGCAAATGGCACTTCCAATGGTGGCACTAACCATAGTGACTTTGTTAGTTCCTATCATGCTACAGCAATGGTACTTACTTCCGGAATTAAAAAGTATAAATTGGTACATAGTAGCCATTTTATTGTCTTCTAGCTTAGTAGGGGTCGCGATCGGGTCAAGTATTTACCTGCACAAAGCTTGGTCAAGATCCAGAATTCTAGCATGGAGATTTGTCCAAGACTTACTGGGTTATGACTTTTACATTGACCGAATTTATCGAGTGACAGTAGTCAGTGCAGTGGCATTGCTTTCTAGGTTTTCTGCTTGGAGCGATCGCTATTTAGTTGATGGTTTTATCAACCTAGTAGGGTTTGCAGCGATATTTAGCGGGCAATCTTTAAAGTACAGTGTATCAGGTCGTTCACAAGGTTATTTGTTAACCATCATCATTGGTGTCAGTTTTTTAGGTTTCCTAATTAGCTGGTCATTAGGTTTGTTAAATAGCTGGCATTTTTAG
- a CDS encoding carbon dioxide-concentrating mechanism protein CcmK — protein sequence MPIAVGMIETKGFPAVVEAADAMVKAARVTLVGYEKIGSARVTVIVRGDVSEVQASVAAGVEAARRVNGGEVVSTHIIARPHENLEYVLPIRYTEAVEQFRT from the coding sequence ATGCCAATTGCAGTTGGAATGATTGAAACAAAGGGGTTTCCAGCGGTAGTGGAAGCTGCAGATGCGATGGTGAAAGCCGCTCGCGTCACTTTAGTAGGGTATGAAAAAATCGGCAGTGCTCGGGTTACTGTAATCGTTCGCGGAGATGTATCTGAAGTCCAAGCTTCAGTGGCTGCGGGAGTTGAAGCAGCCAGAAGAGTTAATGGCGGTGAGGTTGTATCCACTCACATTATTGCCCGTCCCCACGAAAACTTAGAATACGTCTTGCCCATCCGCTACACCGAAGCCGTGGAGCAATTCCGTACCTAA
- a CDS encoding carbon dioxide-concentrating mechanism protein CcmK, which produces MSIAVGMVETLGFPAVVEAADAMVKAARVTLVGYEKIGSGRVTVIVRGDVSEVQASVSAGVESVKRVNGGQVLSTHIIARPHENLEYVLPIRYTEDVEQFRENVNAIRPFGGRRP; this is translated from the coding sequence ATGTCAATCGCAGTAGGAATGGTAGAAACGCTGGGCTTTCCAGCTGTTGTAGAAGCAGCAGATGCAATGGTAAAAGCAGCTCGTGTGACCTTAGTAGGGTATGAGAAAATTGGAAGTGGTCGCGTAACGGTTATTGTTCGGGGGGATGTTTCGGAAGTACAAGCTTCTGTTTCTGCTGGAGTTGAATCCGTAAAGCGAGTCAATGGCGGACAAGTTCTGTCCACACACATCATTGCTCGCCCCCACGAAAATTTGGAGTATGTTCTGCCTATTCGATACACCGAAGATGTAGAACAATTCCGCGAGAATGTTAATGCGATTCGTCCTTTTGGTGGTAGAAGACCATAA
- a CDS encoding EutN/CcmL family microcompartment protein — MQIARVRGTVVSTQKDPSLRGVKLLLLQLVDEEGRIQQEYEVAADSVGAGVDEWVLVCRGSAARQILGNEQRPVDAAVVAIIDTVHVEDRLIYSKKDQYR; from the coding sequence ATGCAAATTGCAAGAGTTCGCGGCACAGTAGTTAGCACGCAAAAAGATCCAAGTCTTAGGGGTGTCAAACTACTGCTGTTGCAATTGGTAGATGAAGAAGGGCGTATTCAGCAAGAATACGAGGTAGCAGCTGATAGTGTGGGTGCTGGAGTAGATGAGTGGGTACTAGTTTGTCGTGGCAGTGCTGCCCGTCAAATTTTAGGAAATGAGCAACGTCCTGTAGATGCAGCCGTCGTGGCAATAATTGATACAGTCCACGTTGAAGATCGGCTGATTTACAGCAAGAAGGATCAGTATAGGTAG